In the genome of Corynebacterium glucuronolyticum DSM 44120, the window TGGCACTGTCGCGGGTGCTTTCGGCCGCCGTGTGGTGCCTCGTGCCGGCCGTCGCCTGCGCTGTTGCGGGATACCTGTGGTGGACATGGTTGTACGTGGGGGCGGTGGCGTTCGTCGTGTTGTTTGCGTACCTGTGTTGGTTGCTGCCGGCCCAGGTGCGCTACCTGGGGTGGCGGGAGGCCCCGGATGAGCTCATGATCACCCGCGGGAAGTTCTTCCACACGTTTACGGTGGTGCCCTACGGCCGCATCCAGTACGTCGATGTGACGCAGGGGCCG includes:
- a CDS encoding PH domain-containing protein, giving the protein MNESMNAVSSKLALSRVLSAAVWCLVPAVACAVAGYLWWTWLYVGAVAFVVLFAYLCWLLPAQVRYLGWREAPDELMITRGKFFHTFTVVPYGRIQYVDVTQGPFQRLFGLKVVAVKTASASTDASIPGLPAVGADALRDRLAERARERMSGL